Genomic window (Streptomyces sp. LX-29):
GCCGCGTGGATGGCCAGCCGGGCCCGGCCGGGCGCCGGCGAGCGGGTCGAGGACCGCGCCCCGGTCGACCCGACCCGGCTCACCGTCTCCGTCGACGCCCTCGTCGCGGGCCGTGAAGGCAGGCAGACATGAAGTCGGCGAACGGGACGCCGGTGCGCGTCGGGGTCTTCGGCCTGCTCGGCTCCGGCAACCTCGGCAACGACGGGTCGCTCGAAGCCGTGCTCGGGTACCTCCGCGCCGAGCACCCGGAGGCGGTCGTGGACGCGCTGTGCGGCGGACCCGAGGTCGTCGCGACCCGGTACCGGATCCCCGCGACGCGGCTGCACTGGTACCGCGGGGAGTACCGGACCGCGTCGCGGGCGGGCGCGATCGCCGGGAAGGGCCTGGGCAAACTCGTCGACGCCGTCCGCACCGCCGCCTGGGTGCGCCGACACGACGTGGTGATCGTGCCGGGCATGGGCGTCCTGGAGGCCACACTGCCGCTGCGGCCCTGGGGCTTCCCGTACTCGCTGTTCCTGCTCTGCGCGAGCGGCAGGCTGCTGCGCACCCCGGTCGCGCTGGTCAGCGTCGGCGCGGACGCGATCAGCGTCCGGCCGACCCGGGCCCTGGTGCGCTGGGCGGCGCGGCTGGCCGCGTACCGGTCGTACCGGGACGCGCTGTCCCGCGACGCGATGCGGGAGATGGGCGTGGACACCGCGCGCGACGCGGTCTACCCGGACCTCGCGTTCGCCCTGCCGACGCCGCCGCCCGGCCCGACGGGCCAGGTCTGCGTGGGTGTCATGGACTTCCATGGCGGCAACGACGACCGGGCCCGTGCCGACGAGATCCACCGCCGCTACCTCGAAGGAACGACCCGTTTCGTACGTGCGCTGGTCGAGGAGGGCCGACGGGTCCGGCTGCTCACCGGCGACGAGTGCGACGCGCCGGTGGTCGCCGCGATCCTCGAGGCGGTGGACTCGCCCCTGGTCACGGCTGCCGAAGTGTCCTCCCTCGCCGATCTGATGAAGGAGACCGCGGCCGCCGACGCCGTGGTGGCCACCCGCTACCACAACCTGATCGGCGCACTGAAGGCCGGCACCCCGACACTCGCACTCAGCTACGCGGCGAAGAGCGACGCGCTCATGGCGAGGATGGGCCTCGGCGCGTACCGCCATCCGGCCCGAGAGATCGAAGCCGACCGGCTGCTGGAGCAGTTCCGGGAGCTGGAGAAGAGATCGGCGGAGCTACGCCGGACCCTCACCGAGCGCAACGAGGACGTCGCGCAGCAACTATCGCACCAGTTCGCCGCCTTGAGCAGGACCCTGTTCAAGGAGACCGCCCGGCAGGAGACCCCGTGAAAGCGACCGAAGTCCCGGCGATCCAGGGCGCGTACCTCTTCGAGCCGACGCCGTACGCCGACGAGCGCGGCTTCTTCTGCCGCACCTTCGACGCCGACGTGGTCCGCTCGGTGGGCCTCGACCCCGACGCCTTCATCCAGGACAGCGTGTCCCGCTCGGCCAAGGGAGTGCTGCGCGGTCTGCACCTGCGCTCCGGCGCTGGCGAGGCCAAGCTGGTGCGGTGCTCGTACGGGAGGATCTTCGACGTCGTCGTGGACCTGCGGCCCGACTCGCCGACCTACCGCAACGTGGCCTCCTTCGAGCTGTCCGGCGAGACGCAGGCGACCCTCTACATCCCGGCGGGGTGCGCGCACGGCTTCCAGGCGCTGACCGAAACCGCCGACACCTCGTACCGGATCGACCGCCCGCACGATCCGGCCGAGGACGTGACGATCGCCTTCGACGACCCGGAGCTCGCCATCCCCTGGCCGCTGCCGGTCACATCGATGTCCCAGCGGGACCGGGAGGCGTCCGGCCTCGCGGAGGTCCTGAAGCAGAGGGAAAGGTGACGTTCGCGTGGACACCGAAGAGTTCCTGCTGCCCCGGTCGCGGCTGGCCAACGAGCGGCTGCACGCCCTGATTCCCGGGGGCGCGCACACCTACGCCAAGGGCGACGACCAGTACCCCGAGAACCTGGCCCCGGTCATCAGCCACGGCCGCGGTGCCCACGTCTGGGACGTCGACGGCAACCGCTACATCGAGTACGGGTCCGGCCTGCGGTCGGTCAGCCTCGGCCACGCCCACCCCCGTGTGATCGAGGCGGTGCGGCGGGAACTCGACCGCGGCAGCAACTTCGTCCGGCCGTCGATCGTGGAGGTCGAGGCCGCGGAACGTTTCCTGGCCACGGTACCGACGGCCGAGATGGTGAAGTTCGCGAAGAACGGCTCCGACGCCACCACCGCAGCGGTGCGCCTCGCCCGCGCCGTCACCGGGCGCCCGCGGGTGGCCCTCTGCGGCGACCATCCGTTCTTCTCCGTCGACGACTGGTTCATCGGCACCACGCCGATGTCCGCCGGTGTTCCGGCGGCGACCACCGAGCTCACCGTGGCGTTCCCCTACGGGGACCTGGCCGCCACGGAGGAGCTGCTCAGCCGGTACCGGGACGAGGTCGCCTGCCTGATCCTCGAACCCGCCACCCACACCGAGCCTTCCCCCAGCTCTCATCCTGGTTCGAGTAGCGGAGACCCCACTCCCGGCTACCTCGCCGGCCTGCGCGAGCTGGCCGACCGGCACGGCTGCGTACTGATCTTCGATGAGATGATCACCGGCTTCCGCTGGTCCGAAGCGGGCGCCCAGGGCCTCTACGGCGTCACCCCCGACCTTTCCACGTTCGGCAAGGCGCTGGGCAACGGGTTCGCCGTCTCCGCGCTGGCCGGTCGCCGCGATCTGATGGAGCGGGGCGGGCTGCGTCACTCCCGTGACCGGGTGTTCCTGCTGTCCACCACGCACGGCGCGGAAACGCACTCCCTGGCAGCCGCGATGGCCGTGCTCACCACCTACGTCGAGGAGGGCGTCACCGCGCGGCTGCACGCCCTCGGCGAGCGGTTGGCCGCCGGTGTCCGCGACGCCGCGGCCACCATGGGCGTCGGCGACCACATCCTCGTCCGCGGCCGGGCCAGCAACCTGGTCTTCGCCACCCTCGACGAGAACCGGCAGCCGTCGCAGCAGTACCGCACCCTGTTCCTGCGCCAACTCCTCGCGGGCGGGGTGCTGGCCCCGTCGTTCGTGGTGAGCAGCGCGCTCGACGACGTCGACATCGATCGCACCGTCGACGTGGTGGCCCAGGCATGTGCGGTGTACCGCAAGGCGCTGGACGCCGCCGACCCCACCCCCTGGCTGGCCGGGCGGCCGGTGAAGCCCGTGTTCCGCCGCTTGGCATGACATGACGGGGCGGTCAGCGGCGCTCCCGCCGACCGACATCGGCCATCCGGTCGGTCGACCAGTCGGCCGTCAGGTCGACCAGCCA
Coding sequences:
- a CDS encoding polysaccharide pyruvyl transferase family protein gives rise to the protein MKSANGTPVRVGVFGLLGSGNLGNDGSLEAVLGYLRAEHPEAVVDALCGGPEVVATRYRIPATRLHWYRGEYRTASRAGAIAGKGLGKLVDAVRTAAWVRRHDVVIVPGMGVLEATLPLRPWGFPYSLFLLCASGRLLRTPVALVSVGADAISVRPTRALVRWAARLAAYRSYRDALSRDAMREMGVDTARDAVYPDLAFALPTPPPGPTGQVCVGVMDFHGGNDDRARADEIHRRYLEGTTRFVRALVEEGRRVRLLTGDECDAPVVAAILEAVDSPLVTAAEVSSLADLMKETAAADAVVATRYHNLIGALKAGTPTLALSYAAKSDALMARMGLGAYRHPAREIEADRLLEQFRELEKRSAELRRTLTERNEDVAQQLSHQFAALSRTLFKETARQETP
- the rfbC gene encoding dTDP-4-dehydrorhamnose 3,5-epimerase, whose translation is MKATEVPAIQGAYLFEPTPYADERGFFCRTFDADVVRSVGLDPDAFIQDSVSRSAKGVLRGLHLRSGAGEAKLVRCSYGRIFDVVVDLRPDSPTYRNVASFELSGETQATLYIPAGCAHGFQALTETADTSYRIDRPHDPAEDVTIAFDDPELAIPWPLPVTSMSQRDREASGLAEVLKQRER
- a CDS encoding glutamate-1-semialdehyde 2,1-aminomutase — protein: MDTEEFLLPRSRLANERLHALIPGGAHTYAKGDDQYPENLAPVISHGRGAHVWDVDGNRYIEYGSGLRSVSLGHAHPRVIEAVRRELDRGSNFVRPSIVEVEAAERFLATVPTAEMVKFAKNGSDATTAAVRLARAVTGRPRVALCGDHPFFSVDDWFIGTTPMSAGVPAATTELTVAFPYGDLAATEELLSRYRDEVACLILEPATHTEPSPSSHPGSSSGDPTPGYLAGLRELADRHGCVLIFDEMITGFRWSEAGAQGLYGVTPDLSTFGKALGNGFAVSALAGRRDLMERGGLRHSRDRVFLLSTTHGAETHSLAAAMAVLTTYVEEGVTARLHALGERLAAGVRDAAATMGVGDHILVRGRASNLVFATLDENRQPSQQYRTLFLRQLLAGGVLAPSFVVSSALDDVDIDRTVDVVAQACAVYRKALDAADPTPWLAGRPVKPVFRRLA